The Choloepus didactylus isolate mChoDid1 chromosome 7, mChoDid1.pri, whole genome shotgun sequence genome segment CATATGTTAAGCAACTTAcaacagtggctggcacatagtaaaagCTATCGAAATGTTTGCTGTAATTCCCTAAATAAGCTGTCCCAGCAGACTGTGGTAATCACATTGACTGAGGTGTCAGGATGCCTGGGGTGACCATCTGGGTGAATCGGGGATAtcacttcctctctctgagcctcagttttcaccTTCTGTAAAGATAAGGAGGCTGGGCAAGATGTTCCCTTTAAAAGGGTCCTTCCCACTCTTATTTGCCAGACTTCCGAGATGGGGACTGAGAGTTTTTCGGGGACTGAGAGTTTTTCAGGGACCGAGGGTTGGAGAGAGCTCTTGGGGGTGTGGCAACGAAGCATTTTATGCCAAATACTAAACATTTAAACTACCAAAGGAACTCATTCATCCAACACAGTTTCCTGGGAATAAATGAACTGTACTGCTAACAAGGTTTGAAAATTATTACACATAACATGACATTAACGGAGGGGGGAAGCCTAGGGTACTACCTCTCCCCTTAGGCAGCCTTTGTTCttagaaagggaaggaggaagccGTGAGAGCTGAGAACTGAGGCGAGCGATCAGGGGACTCAAAGACAGGGAGTTGGGGGTGGGACCGTGCGGGATGTTTGCTAAGCAACTGGGCTTGAGATCCCTGATTGGCAGAGGCGTTGCTAAGGCAAACAGTGCCGCTTCCTCTGATTGGCCAGTTAGTTAAGGACACCCGGAAGGAGGAGCTTCCCAAGATGAGCTAGGGAGGAAGCCCTGCCCCCTCTCCTTACCAGGAAAAGGAAGGGGGAGGCGTGTAACTAGGGCCGGCACCCTGGCAGCCGGCGAATCCACTCCCTTACGTGCCCAGGCCCAGACATCCTGAGAAGGTAGGCGGCTGGCTAGTAAGGTAGTCTCCAGCACAGCCAGTAAGCCAGCTGGCCGACAGTGCTGGCTTCCCAGGACCCTGGGACCTGGGAGGGCTCCCTTCCTATTCTCCAGCGGCCCAGGGCGGGAGGGCAGGGCTAAGCTACTCCCCCGCCCCGGCGGGGAGACAGCTGGCGGGAGGAATGCAAGGGCCCTGCCAGGCAGGCGGGCTCCGGGCGGGAGGCCGGCGTGGAGCCGGAGCCGGCCTTATATGGGCACGGAGGCCGCCCGCTTATCTAGGGGGCCGGCCTCCTGTCAGGATAGCGAGGATGGACACCTGTCCCTCAGGATGAGGGGCACTAACCCTTCTCCACTCCACAGCAGTGGCAGCTATGCACCTGTCCTGGGCGAGGTTGGGACAGGGACCCCCTCCCCTCTCTGTGAAACAagtccctctccttccctcccctcggATAGGGACCCCAAACACACCTTGGTCTCCCCACTGCTGTCAGACTCGGACACCTGGTAGGTGAGGTCTGTCTCTTCGAAGCCTGTGGCACTCATTCTCTGGTCTGTGGTGGGGTCCGAGCGGGGTGGAGAGTCTGGTGAGTTGAGGCAGGTCTGAATCAGTGCCTTGCCAGTCTCACTGGTGATCATGGGCTGCAGTTTGCGGGTGGCAAAGGTATACACATGGCCTGTCTCGCTGGCCACCAGCAACAGCACCTGTGTCCCTGTCAGCGTAGACAGCTCATaggcctggggggagggggggggagaTGGGCAGGTCAGCAAAATTTTTCATCTCTACCTTCCTTGAGACgtaggaaagagaggaaaaccaCAGTGACCTCAAGTCCCCATTTCCATAATGATCTTCCACTCCAGTGACTCTAGGGGGTCCTATCTGGATGTCAAAAGGTGAGCTGGGGTGCAGCAAACTACCCATGCTCCTCCTTTGAGGAGCAGCACCATCAACTTGCAGATACCCCAAGGAAAACAGTCACGGTCCCTGACGATGGAACACATAACCTCAGTAGACATGGAGGGGCCCAGTTAGCTGCTCCCCACCACACCTTGGTGCCCTGAGCCTCACGGAGAGACAGCTCCCACACCCTCCTCACTGTCACAGGGACCAGGATGGAGTCCCTACCACAGTGGAAGTCACATAAGGCATTAGGGATAAGGGCCACCTAAGGTCCCCTGAGTTTCTTCCCAGAAACTACACAGGCCCTAACCTGTTGCCATGGCCTCACTTGTCCTTCTGCCCTATAATACTGTACTACCCTTTTTCCTTGCTTTGTCTTGGAGAGGAAGGATAAGTAAGTAAGGAAAAGATAGTCTTACGTCTGAGCTTCCCCTTCATGAGTTacccccctccccaaccttccctaTTGATGATCAAGTGACAAGGGACACTGATACAGCAGTGTCTGGGGTGACGGAAGATGGATTAGCACCTACCACCCAACTATGGGCCCAAAGACGGAAGCCTCCAAGGACGGCCTCATGGATGCGATCCTCACTCCCAAAAAAGTTCCATGCCCTACCTTGAGAACAGCTCAGACAGTTTCTATACGGGACAAATATAAATACTAGCCAATATCCCTAAGGTTCTAGCTTCTTATCTTTTAGTTCCTCTGGCTCCATCCCTTCCCTGTCTTCTACACCCCAAGATGACTCCTCTACTCATCCATTTCAATGGATAACTGCTGGCAGAGGATGAATTTCAGTGTTCCTCTGTAAATCTCCCCAAACTCCATGCAGAGATTCTCCCCAGGGCTGGAAACCCCACTTGTCCGAAAGGCAAGCAGTTCCACAGCCTGTCCCACAGGGAGCATGCCAGCTTCCAGTGGGTGGCAATGGAAGACACATGGCCATCCCTGGGCTTGGTCCCTGCTGCTCAAGACAGAATCAGTTTTCCTGCCCTGCTCCCTTACCTGGGATTCTTGAGGCCAACTGGGTCCCCAGccctgcctgtctgtctgtccctccaGCCAGCATTACTCCAGTGGTGCCCACCTTCCTCCCACACAGATTTGCTCATTTTCATTACTGCTTCCCTTCCAGCTCCAGCTTCCTCACCTCCCCACCTTTTCTTCTGCTCCCCGGCCTCACCGATgctcacccccacctccctgccttACCAGTGCCCACTCCTAACACCAGCGCGCACTGGACCTACAGACCTGGCTGCTCAGTATCCTCCTCCCCGGCCGCCTCGCAGTCTCCCAGTAGCGCTTCCTCGCCCCTTCACTCCACGAGGGCCCTCTTCCTCTCTCGCGCCGGTCACTCCCACTTCGGCGCCTTTCCCCTCTTTTCCGGGCGTTCGCGgcatctcccctctccccacatttCCTTAGCGGCCCCTCCCATTTCGCCCACTCCGGGCAAGAGCCATCCCATCCCACACACCTCCTGCGGACTCGCCGCCTCTCACCTTCGCTTGGCTCTGCCTTCCACCCGGGCTACCCCTGCTCATACCCACCTCTCCCCGGTCCCCCGTGGCCGGCTAGCCTCCCTGCCCGGTACCTTCTTCATGATGCCCGTCTTCCTCTTGCTGAAGGTCGTGTAGCGCCGCAGCTTGTTGTCAATGAACTCCATCTTGATCTTCACGCGGCCCCGGGTCTTCTTACCCGGCTTGGCCCCGCTCACTGCGCCGGTCACCGGCCCGTACCCCCCAGTGGCCGTCGCCGACGCCTCGGGCCCGCCGACCACCACGCCGAGCTCCATCTCGCTCAGGCTCCGCTTCAGGCCGCGCCGCTCGGcgcccagctcctcctcctcgcCCGACTCCGAGTCGCCCTCGCTGCCGCTGTAGAGGGCCCCCGCGGTGGGCGCCGGGTTGCTTGCCGCCGCCGCTGCAGCCTCCCGCTCGAGGCGGCCCGGCCCGAGCCCCGCGCCGTTCCCGGGGACCCGGCCCCCGTTAGCCCCGCGagtcccgccgccgccgcctccgccgCCCGGCCGCCCCGTCGGGGTCCGGTTCAGGCTGCCCCCCAGGGCCGAGCCCTGTCCCAGCGCCGCCGCGGCCCCAGCTCGGCTCGGTAACATGGCGTTCAATGCAGGAGGGCGGACAAGCAGTCAGCAAGGAAtcggagccgccgccgccgccgccatcgGCTTCCCGGCTCAACCTGGCGCTCGCGCTGCTGCTATTGCCGCTATCGCTGCCGTCGCCGCTGCGAACCCGGGGCCCCTGCACGCTCGGGCCGACCTGGGCCCTCACTTTCCTGCTCCTGTGGCCCGGGTTGCCCCAGGCCGAGCGCAGCGCCCCCTATCCGTATCCCCGGGCGGCGCGCCCGGCGGCCgtcagcgtcccccggagggcaGGGGCTGCTGGCCGCGGCCGAGACGGCGGGTGGAGGGGGCCGGGACCACGCGCTGGCGGCGGAGGGATCCCCCGACCCTTCCCCCCATATAAAGAGATACAATGTTTCCTTTTATGGCGAGGCCGCTCCTTATATGGTGAGCCCCAGTGCCCCCGCCCCATTGGTCCGCGGTTCCGGCACCTACGTTCTCCATTGGCCCGCAGGGGGCGCTTATTTGCATAGACATACCAAACTCGTTGCTGTCATCTCGCGTCAGACGGCGACCCCGAAAGGGGAGGAGCCGACGCC includes the following:
- the SRF gene encoding serum response factor, which translates into the protein MLPSRAGAAAALGQGSALGGSLNRTPTGRPGGGGGGGGTRGANGGRVPGNGAGLGPGRLEREAAAAAASNPAPTAGALYSGSEGDSESGEEEELGAERRGLKRSLSEMELGVVVGGPEASATATGGYGPVTGAVSGAKPGKKTRGRVKIKMEFIDNKLRRYTTFSKRKTGIMKKAYELSTLTGTQVLLLVASETGHVYTFATRKLQPMITSETGKALIQTCLNSPDSPPRSDPTTDQRMSATGFEETDLTYQVSESDSSGETKDTLKPAFTVTNLPGTTSTIQTAPSTSTTMQVSSGPSFPITNYLAPVSASVSPSAISSANGTVLKSTGSGPVSGGLMQLPTSFTLMPGGAVAQQVPVQAIQVHQAPQQASPSRDSSTDLTQTSSSGTVTLPATIMTSSVPTTVGGHMMYPSPHAVMYAPTSGLADGSLTVLNAFSQAPSTMQVSHSQVQEQGGVPQVFLTAPSGTVQIPVSAVQLHQMAVIGQQAGSSSNLTELQVVNLDAAHSTKSD